A part of Anaerotignum faecicola genomic DNA contains:
- the rplF gene encoding 50S ribosomal protein L6 encodes MSRIGKLPVVVPAGVEVKIGEGNLLTVKGPKGTLERKLSADMNIAMEDGQIVVTRPSDLKKHRALHGLTRTLIHNMIVGVTEGYEKTLEINGVGYRAAKSGKKLTLTLGYSHPVEMEDPAGIESIVEGTNKIIVKGIDKEKVGQFAAEIRTKRPPEPYKGKGIKYADEHIRRKVGKTGKK; translated from the coding sequence ATGTCCAGAATCGGTAAATTGCCCGTAGTGGTACCCGCTGGCGTAGAAGTTAAGATTGGCGAAGGCAATCTGCTGACAGTGAAAGGCCCTAAAGGTACACTGGAAAGAAAATTATCCGCAGACATGAACATCGCAATGGAAGACGGTCAGATCGTAGTTACAAGACCCAGCGATCTGAAGAAGCATAGAGCATTACACGGCCTGACAAGAACACTGATCCACAACATGATTGTTGGTGTTACAGAAGGCTATGAAAAAACACTGGAAATCAACGGTGTAGGTTACAGAGCAGCAAAATCCGGTAAGAAGCTGACACTGACACTGGGTTATTCTCACCCTGTAGAAATGGAAGATCCCGCAGGCATCGAATCCATTGTTGAGGGTACAAACAAAATCATCGTTAAGGGTATTGATAAAGAAAAAGTAGGTCAGTTTGCAGCCGAAATCAGAACAAAAAGACCTCCCGAACCTTACAAAGGCAAAGGTATCAAATACGCTGACGAACACATCAGACGTAAAGTTGGTAAGACCGGTAAGAAATAA
- a CDS encoding type Z 30S ribosomal protein S14: MAKKSMKVKQQRAPKFSTRAYTRCRVCGRPHSVLKKYGICRICFRELAYKGQIPGVKKASW; this comes from the coding sequence ATGGCTAAAAAATCTATGAAAGTTAAGCAGCAGAGAGCGCCTAAGTTCTCTACAAGAGCTTATACACGTTGCAGAGTTTGCGGCAGACCCCACTCTGTACTGAAAAAATATGGAATTTGCCGTATTTGCTTCCGTGAACTGGCATACAAAGGTCAGATTCCCGGCGTAAAGAAAGCAAGCTGGTAA
- the rplX gene encoding 50S ribosomal protein L24: MKLKTGDKVVVIAGKDKGKEGKIVAVDKKNNRVMVEGVNMVSKHTKPNAQNQQGGIIKKENFIHASNVMYLHNGKATRLGAMIKDGKKVRVAKKTGEVID, translated from the coding sequence ATGAAACTGAAAACCGGTGACAAGGTAGTTGTTATTGCCGGTAAGGATAAAGGCAAAGAAGGCAAGATTGTTGCTGTAGATAAAAAGAACAACCGCGTAATGGTTGAAGGCGTGAACATGGTTTCCAAACACACAAAACCCAACGCACAGAACCAGCAGGGCGGCATCATCAAGAAGGAAAACTTCATTCATGCTTCCAACGTAATGTACCTGCATAACGGCAAGGCTACAAGACTGGGCGCTATGATCAAAGATGGTAAAAAGGTAAGAGTAGCAAAGAAAACAGGCGAAGTAATCGACTAA
- a CDS encoding bL17 family ribosomal protein, with the protein MHASGYRKLGKTTPQRKALLRNQVTNLLYHGKIKTTETRAKEVKRIAEKLITLAIKEKDNFEEVTVAAKVAKKDANGKRVKEVVNGKKVTVYDEVQKTIKKDKASRLVARRAILAYLYPVTEVPADGKAVRKNTKKVDMAAKMFDEIAPKYAGRNGGYTRIVKLGARKGDGAMEVILELV; encoded by the coding sequence ATGCACGCATCCGGTTATAGAAAACTTGGTAAAACAACACCCCAGAGAAAAGCTCTGCTGAGAAACCAGGTAACAAATCTGCTGTATCACGGCAAAATCAAAACAACAGAAACAAGAGCAAAAGAAGTAAAGAGAATCGCTGAAAAGCTGATCACACTGGCTATCAAAGAAAAAGATAACTTTGAAGAAGTTACAGTAGCAGCTAAGGTTGCAAAGAAAGATGCAAACGGCAAACGTGTGAAAGAAGTTGTAAACGGCAAGAAAGTAACTGTTTATGACGAAGTGCAGAAAACAATCAAAAAGGATAAGGCTTCCAGACTGGTTGCAAGAAGAGCAATTCTGGCTTACCTGTACCCCGTTACAGAAGTTCCTGCTGACGGCAAGGCAGTAAGAAAGAACACAAAGAAGGTTGACATGGCAGCTAAAATGTTCGACGAAATCGCTCCCAAATATGCCGGCAGAAACGGCGGTTACACAAGAATTGTGAAACTGGGCGCAAGAAAAGGCGACGGCGCTATGGAAGTTATTCTGGAACTGGTTTAA
- the rpsH gene encoding 30S ribosomal protein S8 has translation MSMSDPIADMLTRIRNANTAKHDTVDVPSSKMKKAIADILVAEGYVKGYEVIEDGIKSTLRISLKYGEDKNVKVITGLKRISKPGLRVFAGKDELPKVLGGLGTAIISTDKGLMTDKAARKAGLGGEVIAFIW, from the coding sequence ATGTCTATGAGCGACCCTATCGCAGATATGCTGACAAGAATCAGAAATGCTAATACTGCAAAACACGATACAGTAGATGTTCCTTCTTCCAAAATGAAGAAAGCAATCGCTGACATCCTGGTAGCAGAAGGTTACGTAAAAGGTTACGAAGTAATCGAAGACGGTATCAAATCCACACTGCGCATCAGCCTGAAATATGGTGAAGACAAAAACGTAAAAGTAATCACAGGTCTGAAGAGAATTTCCAAACCCGGCCTGAGAGTATTCGCTGGCAAAGACGAGCTGCCTAAAGTTCTGGGTGGTCTGGGCACAGCAATTATTTCCACAGACAAAGGCCTGATGACAGACAAAGCTGCAAGAAAAGCTGGTCTGGGCGGCGAAGTTATCGCTTTCATCTGGTAA
- a CDS encoding energy-coupling factor transporter ATPase: MKMVKAEGLTYEYTKIMETDHGTEEHRVVALKNVNIEIEKGEFVVVLGHNGSGKSTFAKHINALLQPTGGTLWVKGMNTQEEGLIWEIRQTAGMVFQNPDNQLVATVVEEDIAFGPENMGVPPKEIRMRVDEALDAVRMKEFAAYTPSKLSGGQKQRIAIAGVLAMKPDCIVLDEPTAMLDPVGRRDVMETIERLNKEEGITVILITHYMDEAVRGDKVYVIDDGDLVMKGTPREIFVQVEKLKEYGLDVPQVTEVTYLLREEGIDLPADILTVEEMVGALCQFN, from the coding sequence ATGAAAATGGTGAAGGCTGAAGGTCTGACCTACGAATATACAAAAATTATGGAAACAGACCACGGCACGGAGGAGCATCGGGTGGTTGCGTTGAAAAACGTGAACATCGAAATTGAAAAGGGTGAATTTGTTGTAGTTCTGGGGCATAACGGCTCCGGAAAGTCTACATTTGCGAAGCATATTAACGCATTACTACAGCCCACAGGCGGTACATTGTGGGTAAAAGGAATGAACACGCAGGAGGAAGGCTTGATTTGGGAGATTCGCCAGACGGCAGGGATGGTATTCCAGAACCCCGATAACCAGCTGGTTGCAACGGTGGTTGAGGAGGATATTGCATTTGGCCCCGAAAATATGGGCGTACCCCCGAAGGAAATTCGGATGCGCGTGGATGAAGCACTGGATGCAGTGCGAATGAAGGAATTTGCGGCTTATACGCCTTCCAAGCTTTCCGGTGGGCAGAAACAGAGAATTGCCATTGCAGGCGTGTTGGCGATGAAGCCGGACTGTATTGTTCTGGATGAGCCTACGGCAATGCTTGATCCTGTCGGCCGGCGAGATGTTATGGAGACGATTGAGCGTTTGAATAAAGAAGAAGGCATTACGGTGATTCTCATTACGCATTATATGGATGAGGCTGTGCGTGGAGATAAGGTATATGTGATTGATGACGGTGACCTTGTGATGAAGGGTACACCGAGAGAAATTTTTGTACAGGTGGAGAAGCTGAAGGAATATGGACTGGATGTGCCGCAGGTGACAGAGGTGACATACCTGCTGAGGGAAGAGGGTATTGATTTGCCCGCGGATATTCTGACGGTCGAAGAAATGGTAGGTGCATTATGTCAATTCAATTAA
- the rplR gene encoding 50S ribosomal protein L18: MINKPNRAAARVKRHYRIRNHVKGTAARPRLAVFRSNKHMYAQIIDDVAQHTLVAASTMEAEIASKVEYTNTVAAAAAVGEAVAKKAIEKGITEVVFDRGGFVYQGKVQALAEAAREAGLKF, encoded by the coding sequence ATGATCAATAAGCCCAATCGTGCTGCGGCTCGTGTGAAAAGACACTACAGAATCCGCAACCATGTAAAAGGCACAGCTGCCAGACCTAGACTGGCAGTATTCAGATCCAATAAACACATGTATGCGCAGATCATTGATGACGTTGCGCAGCATACACTGGTTGCAGCATCCACAATGGAAGCTGAAATCGCAAGCAAGGTTGAATACACAAACACAGTAGCAGCAGCTGCTGCAGTAGGTGAAGCTGTTGCAAAGAAAGCAATCGAAAAAGGCATCACTGAAGTAGTATTCGACAGAGGCGGTTTTGTATACCAGGGTAAGGTTCAGGCACTGGCAGAAGCAGCTAGAGAAGCTGGCCTGAAATTCTAA
- the rpsD gene encoding 30S ribosomal protein S4 — protein sequence MARDRVPVLKRCRSLNLDPIYLGIDKKSKRQNQRANKKMSEYGLQMREKQKAKFIYGVLEKQFRGYYAQAEKIAKKEGIPGENLLMLLEMRLDNVMFRLGYGRTRKEARQIVRHKHVTVNGKAVDIPSYQVKVGDVIEVKEKYKTIQRYKDVLAATDGRIVPEWLSANHDALSGTVVAKPTRVQIDVPVEETLIVELYSK from the coding sequence ATGGCAAGAGATAGAGTTCCCGTACTGAAAAGATGCAGATCCCTGAACCTGGATCCCATCTATCTGGGTATTGATAAAAAATCTAAAAGACAGAATCAGAGAGCAAACAAGAAAATGTCCGAATACGGTCTGCAGATGAGAGAAAAACAGAAAGCAAAATTCATCTACGGCGTACTGGAAAAACAGTTCAGAGGTTACTACGCACAGGCTGAAAAGATTGCCAAAAAAGAAGGCATCCCCGGCGAAAACCTGCTGATGCTGCTGGAAATGAGACTGGACAACGTAATGTTCAGACTGGGCTACGGCAGAACAAGAAAAGAAGCTAGACAGATTGTTCGTCACAAACACGTAACCGTAAACGGCAAGGCAGTGGATATCCCTTCCTACCAGGTTAAGGTTGGCGATGTAATCGAAGTGAAAGAAAAATACAAAACAATTCAGAGATACAAAGACGTTCTGGCTGCAACAGACGGCAGAATCGTTCCTGAATGGCTGTCCGCTAACCACGATGCACTGAGCGGTACAGTTGTGGCGAAGCCCACAAGAGTACAGATTGATGTTCCTGTAGAAGAAACACTGATTGTCGAACTGTACTCCAAATAA
- the rplO gene encoding 50S ribosomal protein L15: MNLCELRPAEGSRGKNWRRGRGHATGNGKTAGRGHKGAGQRSGTSGKCGFEGGQMPLYRRLPKRGFTCRNSKEIVAINVSMLNVFDNDTVVDIDALRNVGLISNPRDGVKILGEGDLERKLTVKVNYFSKTAQEKIEAAGGKAEVI; the protein is encoded by the coding sequence ATGAACTTATGCGAACTGAGACCCGCTGAAGGCTCCAGAGGTAAAAACTGGAGACGCGGCAGAGGTCATGCAACAGGCAATGGCAAAACAGCCGGCAGAGGCCATAAAGGTGCCGGTCAGCGTTCCGGTACAAGCGGCAAATGCGGCTTTGAAGGCGGCCAGATGCCTCTGTACAGAAGACTTCCTAAGAGAGGCTTCACATGCAGAAACAGCAAAGAAATTGTTGCAATCAACGTTTCCATGCTGAACGTATTTGATAATGATACAGTAGTAGACATTGATGCTTTGAGAAACGTTGGTCTGATCAGCAATCCCAGAGATGGCGTGAAGATCCTTGGCGAAGGCGATCTGGAAAGAAAGCTGACAGTTAAGGTTAACTACTTCAGCAAAACAGCTCAGGAAAAAATTGAAGCGGCCGGCGGCAAAGCAGAGGTGATTTAA
- the rpsE gene encoding 30S ribosomal protein S5, with protein sequence MKRIDPSTLDLKDKVVTINRVSKTVKGGRTMRFSALVVVGDGNGHVGCGMGKAAEIPDAIRKGKEAAMKNIIKVEMNDVDSIYHGVTGEYGSASVLLMPAPEGTGIIAGGPARAVLELAGIRNIRTKSLGSNNKRNVVSATIEGLSRATTPEAVAKLRGISVEELLG encoded by the coding sequence TTGAAAAGAATCGATCCAAGCACTTTAGATCTGAAAGATAAAGTAGTTACCATCAACCGTGTATCCAAGACGGTAAAAGGTGGTCGTACAATGAGATTCTCTGCTCTGGTTGTTGTTGGCGACGGCAATGGCCATGTAGGCTGCGGTATGGGTAAGGCAGCTGAAATTCCCGATGCAATCCGCAAAGGGAAAGAAGCAGCGATGAAAAATATCATCAAAGTAGAAATGAACGATGTAGACAGCATCTACCACGGCGTTACAGGTGAATACGGCAGTGCAAGCGTACTGCTGATGCCCGCTCCCGAAGGTACTGGTATCATCGCTGGCGGTCCCGCGCGTGCGGTTCTGGAACTGGCTGGTATCCGTAACATCAGAACAAAATCCCTGGGCTCCAACAACAAACGTAACGTTGTAAGCGCAACCATCGAAGGTCTGTCCAGAGCGACAACACCCGAAGCTGTTGCGAAACTGCGTGGCATTTCTGTTGAAGAACTCTTAGGTTAA
- the rpmJ gene encoding 50S ribosomal protein L36 produces MKIRPSVKPMCEKCRIIKRKGRVMVICENPKHKQKQG; encoded by the coding sequence ATGAAAATCAGACCCTCTGTAAAACCCATGTGTGAAAAATGCAGAATCATCAAGAGAAAAGGTCGTGTAATGGTTATTTGTGAAAATCCCAAACATAAACAGAAACAGGGCTGA
- a CDS encoding KOW domain-containing RNA-binding protein, with amino-acid sequence MEYQIGQVVYSKSGHDQGDVQMICAIEGEYLLLADGRRRKLEKPKRKKKKHVQPTFYVEKDVAAKLQTGEYLLDADIKKALKKYQQVRDV; translated from the coding sequence TTGGAATATCAGATCGGCCAAGTGGTTTATTCCAAAAGCGGTCACGATCAGGGTGACGTGCAGATGATTTGTGCGATTGAGGGGGAATACCTTCTTCTTGCAGACGGCAGACGCAGGAAGCTGGAAAAGCCCAAACGCAAAAAGAAGAAGCATGTTCAGCCTACTTTCTATGTAGAAAAGGATGTGGCTGCGAAATTGCAGACAGGGGAATATCTTCTGGATGCAGATATCAAGAAGGCATTGAAAAAGTACCAGCAGGTACGAGATGTTTAA
- the secY gene encoding preprotein translocase subunit SecY, with translation MFKIFVNSWKTKEIRNKILYTLMIFAIVRLGTQIALPGIDTAGVIAARENASMAGTLYSVIAGGANSSWSIFAMGIGPYINASIIMQLLTIAIPKFEQLSKEGPDGRKKLQSYSRYLTVILALIQGIGLTYTYHNMYLVHSPLVYVASVFCLVCGSTFVMWLAEQITASGIGNGSSMIIFINIVSNLPTGAATMYYLISGSGAAGAAKVAAILLILIVVLAFIVCVNTGERRLPVQYSSKMVGRKQASGRSTNMPIKVNTSGVISIIFAISLLQFPQQIGMFIPNKGATFTKVTDVLNMTHPIGAIIYIILIFFFTYFYTSIVINPNEIAMNMKKNGGFIPGIRPGQPTSAYITRVVNRVTLVGAVCYAVLAMVPVVLQWIFKVNVGFGGTTLIIVVGVCLDIVKALESQLLMRHYKGFLND, from the coding sequence TTGTTTAAGATTTTCGTTAACTCTTGGAAAACGAAAGAAATTAGAAACAAGATTCTGTACACACTGATGATTTTTGCAATTGTCAGACTGGGTACACAGATCGCCCTGCCCGGTATCGATACCGCAGGTGTAATAGCAGCGAGAGAAAACGCATCCATGGCGGGCACACTTTACAGTGTAATCGCCGGTGGTGCGAACTCCAGCTGGTCTATTTTTGCAATGGGTATCGGCCCCTACATCAACGCATCCATCATTATGCAGCTGTTGACGATTGCGATTCCCAAGTTCGAACAGCTTTCCAAGGAAGGTCCGGACGGACGAAAGAAGCTGCAGTCCTATAGCAGATATCTGACGGTTATTCTGGCGTTGATTCAGGGTATCGGTCTGACTTACACATACCATAACATGTATCTGGTGCATAGTCCTCTGGTTTATGTTGCATCTGTATTTTGTCTGGTATGCGGCTCCACATTTGTTATGTGGTTGGCGGAGCAGATTACTGCAAGCGGAATCGGCAACGGTTCCTCTATGATCATCTTCATCAACATCGTTTCCAACCTGCCTACAGGCGCAGCAACGATGTACTACCTGATTTCCGGCAGCGGTGCAGCAGGTGCGGCGAAGGTAGCAGCAATTCTGTTGATTTTGATTGTTGTTCTTGCTTTCATTGTTTGTGTAAACACCGGTGAAAGAAGACTGCCTGTGCAGTATTCCTCCAAGATGGTAGGCAGAAAACAGGCAAGCGGCAGAAGTACAAACATGCCTATCAAGGTAAATACTTCCGGCGTTATTTCCATCATCTTTGCAATCTCTTTGCTGCAGTTCCCGCAGCAGATTGGAATGTTTATCCCCAATAAGGGCGCAACATTCACAAAGGTGACAGATGTTTTGAATATGACACACCCTATTGGTGCGATTATTTATATTATCCTGATTTTCTTCTTCACATATTTCTACACATCCATCGTAATCAATCCAAACGAAATTGCGATGAACATGAAGAAGAACGGTGGTTTCATCCCCGGTATCAGACCCGGTCAGCCCACAAGCGCTTACATTACAAGAGTCGTAAACAGAGTAACACTGGTTGGTGCAGTCTGCTATGCGGTTCTGGCGATGGTGCCTGTTGTTCTGCAGTGGATCTTTAAGGTAAATGTAGGCTTCGGTGGTACAACACTGATCATCGTTGTTGGTGTTTGCCTGGATATCGTAAAAGCACTGGAAAGCCAGCTGCTGATGCGCCACTATAAAGGTTTTTTGAATGACTGA
- the rpsM gene encoding 30S ribosomal protein S13 yields MARIAGVDLPREKRVEIGLTYVYGIGHSSAVRILNEAGVSLDTRVRDLTDEEVSRIRDVIDRTQTVEGDLRREIALNIKRLIEIGCYRGIRHRRGLPVRGQKTKTNARTRKGPRKTVANKKK; encoded by the coding sequence ATGGCACGTATTGCTGGTGTAGACTTACCTAGAGAAAAACGCGTAGAAATCGGCCTGACTTATGTTTATGGCATTGGCCACTCCAGCGCTGTTCGTATTCTGAATGAAGCAGGTGTTAGCCTGGATACAAGAGTGAGAGATCTGACAGATGAAGAAGTGTCCAGAATCCGTGATGTCATCGACAGAACTCAGACTGTAGAAGGTGACCTGAGAAGAGAAATTGCTCTGAACATCAAACGTCTGATCGAAATCGGCTGCTACAGAGGCATCCGCCACAGAAGAGGTCTGCCTGTTAGAGGTCAGAAGACAAAGACAAACGCAAGAACAAGAAAAGGTCCCAGAAAGACCGTTGCGAACAAGAAGAAATAA
- the rplE gene encoding 50S ribosomal protein L5, producing the protein MSRLKDFYEAQIVPEMTKKFSYTNKLAVPKLEKIIINMGVGEARENAKVLDGAVRDMSIISGQKPVVTKAKKSIANFKLREGMNIGCKVTLRGDRMYEFTDRLVNIALPRVRDFRGVKANSFDGRGNYTMGIKEQLIFPEIEYDKVDKIRGMDIVFVTTAKTDEEARELLRLFGMPFAK; encoded by the coding sequence ATGAGCAGATTAAAAGACTTCTATGAAGCACAGATCGTTCCTGAAATGACTAAGAAATTTTCTTATACAAATAAACTGGCTGTTCCCAAACTGGAAAAGATCATTATCAACATGGGCGTTGGCGAAGCAAGAGAAAACGCTAAGGTTCTGGATGGCGCTGTAAGAGATATGAGCATTATCTCCGGTCAGAAACCTGTAGTAACAAAGGCAAAAAAATCCATCGCGAACTTCAAGCTGCGTGAAGGTATGAACATTGGCTGCAAGGTTACTCTGAGAGGCGACAGAATGTATGAATTCACAGACAGACTGGTAAACATCGCACTGCCTCGTGTACGTGACTTCCGTGGCGTAAAAGCAAACAGCTTTGACGGCAGAGGTAACTACACAATGGGTATCAAAGAACAGCTGATCTTCCCTGAAATCGAATATGATAAAGTAGACAAGATCAGAGGCATGGACATCGTTTTTGTTACAACAGCAAAAACAGATGAAGAAGCAAGAGAACTGCTGAGACTGTTCGGTATGCCATTCGCTAAATAA
- a CDS encoding adenylate kinase: MKLVLIGAPAAGKGTQAARLVEHYGIAHISTGDMLREEVAKGTELGNQAKSIMAAGGLVSDELIIAIVQERIKKDDCAKGFILDGFPRTVVQAEKLEDMVKLDHVVYISAPDEVMLERLTARESCPKCGATYNKLFLPAKVAGVCDKCGEALTQRKDDTVEAGKARIATFHEQSEPLVDFYKKKGILFEVDGTQAIDEITKAIIAGLDK; the protein is encoded by the coding sequence ATGAAATTAGTACTGATCGGCGCACCCGCAGCAGGTAAAGGGACACAGGCTGCAAGACTGGTAGAGCATTACGGCATTGCTCACATTTCCACAGGCGACATGCTGAGAGAGGAAGTTGCAAAAGGCACAGAGCTGGGCAATCAGGCAAAGAGCATTATGGCAGCAGGAGGCTTGGTTTCCGATGAACTGATTATCGCTATTGTACAGGAAAGAATCAAAAAAGACGATTGCGCGAAGGGTTTTATCCTGGATGGTTTCCCTCGTACGGTTGTACAGGCTGAAAAGCTGGAGGATATGGTAAAGCTTGACCATGTTGTATATATCAGCGCACCCGATGAAGTGATGCTGGAAAGACTGACAGCAAGAGAAAGCTGTCCCAAATGCGGCGCAACATATAACAAGCTGTTCCTGCCCGCAAAGGTTGCAGGTGTTTGTGATAAATGCGGCGAAGCACTGACACAGCGCAAGGATGACACTGTTGAAGCAGGTAAGGCAAGAATTGCTACCTTCCACGAACAGAGTGAACCTCTGGTGGACTTCTACAAGAAGAAAGGCATCTTGTTTGAAGTAGATGGTACACAGGCGATTGACGAGATTACAAAGGCAATCATCGCAGGCCTGGATAAATAA
- the rpmD gene encoding 50S ribosomal protein L30 → MAEIKITLVKSTIGAIPKHKRTVQALGLNKTNSSVIQQDNAAIRGMLHQISHLVKVEEV, encoded by the coding sequence ATGGCTGAAATTAAAATCACATTGGTGAAATCCACAATCGGTGCAATTCCCAAACATAAAAGAACAGTTCAGGCGCTGGGTCTGAACAAAACAAACAGTAGTGTAATTCAGCAGGACAATGCGGCAATCAGAGGTATGCTCCATCAGATTAGCCACCTTGTTAAAGTTGAAGAAGTTTGA
- the infA gene encoding translation initiation factor IF-1, with amino-acid sequence MSKDDVIEVEGTVLEKLPNAMFQVELENGHQILAHISGKLRMNFIRILPGDKVLVEMSPYDLTKGRIIWRAK; translated from the coding sequence TTGTCTAAAGATGACGTAATCGAAGTAGAAGGAACCGTACTGGAAAAATTACCCAACGCCATGTTTCAGGTTGAACTGGAAAACGGTCACCAGATTCTGGCGCACATTTCCGGCAAACTGCGTATGAACTTCATCCGCATCCTGCCCGGTGACAAAGTGTTAGTTGAAATGTCTCCCTATGATCTGACAAAAGGTCGTATCATTTGGAGAGCAAAATAA
- the rpsK gene encoding 30S ribosomal protein S11: MAKKTVKKATTRRRRDKRKVERGQAHIQSTFNNTIVTITDAAGNALSWASAGQLGFRGSRKSTPYAAQMAADTAAKAASDYGLKTIEVFVKGPGSGREAAIRALQAAGLDVTLIKDVTPVPHNGCRPPKRRRV; the protein is encoded by the coding sequence ATGGCAAAGAAAACTGTGAAAAAGGCAACGACTCGCAGACGCCGTGATAAAAGAAAAGTAGAACGTGGCCAGGCTCATATCCAGTCCACTTTCAATAATACAATCGTTACAATTACTGACGCAGCAGGGAATGCGCTTTCCTGGGCAAGTGCTGGTCAGCTGGGCTTTAGAGGTTCCAGAAAATCCACACCCTATGCAGCACAGATGGCTGCAGATACAGCTGCAAAAGCTGCTTCCGATTACGGTCTGAAGACAATTGAAGTTTTCGTAAAAGGCCCCGGCAGCGGTCGTGAAGCTGCAATCCGTGCCCTGCAGGCAGCAGGTCTGGATGTAACACTTATCAAAGACGTTACACCCGTTCCTCACAACGGTTGCAGACCCCCCAAACGCAGAAGAGTATAA
- a CDS encoding DNA-directed RNA polymerase subunit alpha: MFEFEKPRIEIAEMAPDGTYGKFVVEPLERGYGTTLGNSLRRILLSSLPGAAVSNVKIDGVLHEFSVIPGVKEDVTEIILNLKGLAIKNTSEGNEPKIAYIDVEGEGEVKGSDIKCDSDIEILNPEHHIATLSGGAGSKLYMEITINKGRGYVGADKNKKDDQPIGMLPVDSIFTPVTRVNFLVENTRVGQITDYDKLSLEVWTNGTIAPDDAVSFGAKILNEHLNLFIDLSDNAKDTSIMVEKEEGKKEKVLEMSIEELDLSVRSYNCLKRAGINTVEDLANKTEDEMMKVRNLGRKSLEEVLNKMAELGLSLKPSDE; encoded by the coding sequence GTGTTTGAATTTGAAAAACCTCGCATTGAAATTGCTGAAATGGCACCCGATGGCACATACGGTAAGTTTGTTGTAGAACCCCTGGAAAGAGGCTATGGTACAACTCTGGGCAACTCCCTGAGAAGAATCCTGCTGTCCTCTCTGCCCGGTGCTGCAGTAAGCAATGTGAAAATTGATGGTGTACTTCATGAATTTAGCGTGATTCCCGGCGTAAAAGAAGACGTTACAGAAATCATTCTGAATTTGAAAGGTCTTGCGATCAAAAATACAAGCGAAGGCAATGAGCCTAAGATTGCTTACATTGACGTGGAAGGCGAAGGCGAAGTAAAGGGTTCCGATATCAAATGTGACAGTGATATTGAGATTCTGAATCCCGAACATCATATCGCAACACTTTCCGGTGGCGCAGGCAGTAAGCTGTATATGGAGATCACAATCAACAAGGGCCGCGGCTATGTTGGTGCAGACAAAAACAAAAAAGACGATCAGCCAATCGGTATGCTTCCGGTAGACAGTATTTTCACACCTGTTACAAGAGTAAACTTTTTGGTGGAGAATACGCGTGTCGGTCAGATTACTGACTACGATAAGCTGTCTCTGGAGGTTTGGACAAACGGAACAATCGCACCCGATGACGCTGTAAGTTTCGGCGCGAAGATCCTGAATGAACACCTGAACCTGTTCATCGACCTGTCTGATAATGCGAAAGATACTTCTATCATGGTAGAAAAAGAAGAAGGCAAGAAGGAAAAAGTTCTGGAAATGAGCATTGAAGAACTGGATCTGTCTGTGCGCTCTTATAACTGCCTGAAACGTGCCGGCATCAATACGGTTGAAGATCTGGCAAATAAGACAGAGGACGAGATGATGAAGGTTAGAAACCTTGGACGCAAGTCTTTGGAAGAAGTATTGAACAAAATGGCGGAACTGGGTCTTTCCCTGAAGCCTAGTGACGAATAA